CaagaaattacaattataGTGGTCTTCAACATTCTTCCAACAACTCCACAGATAAAACACTAGAAGTAAACTTTCAACCTAATTCTGTATATTCCCATCAAATAAATGCATCCATTGAGAGATTAGAGAAAGGGAGCAACGGATGGCTCTTAAGttaacatatatataccttATCTACCTTTATAGTTTAATTGcattcaatattatcatattaTCGTATAATATGCGTTTTTCAcatcttttaattgttcCGATGACTtcgaaaatgaaaaaaacaaaaagaaaattcgATGAGCTTCAAACTTTAAACtcttctaaaattttatgCTGATAGATGAAAAGTTGTTTAACAACAGTATTATGATGAGGTTTAGATATGATTCAGATTGATCTATCAACAAACctatttattgaatatgcTATCTTGTCTCGGAAATCATTTGCTTTATTAGTTCAATATAAGTTACTATTTAACACTTTCCAATGTATTCTGTCCTTTGAAATAGTTCAACAAAATAACGGACAgatcaattattaaagattGTTTATTCATACAATTAAGCAAATACAAAGATGGCTGCTGAGGATATAAGGATTGGTAACAAATTGAAGAGGCAAGAGTTGTTTGCTGAGGTCAAGGACCAGAAGAACAAGGAGCGTCATACAATGAGAAGACAGAGAGCTAAGGAGGAGAGAGATAACCcagaattgaaagaaaaaagattaaaagaaaatgtcACAAACACTATAGAGTCTATGAGAGTTTATGATGAAACTATTACTAAAGATATCGAAggtgatgaagatgaattaatgaaatttttcaattcagaCAATAATAACCCACCTAAGATTTTGGTTACCACCAACGTCAATGCCAAGAAGAAAGCTTACGAATTTGCTAACGTTTTAATTGAAGTATTACCAAATGTCACTTTTGTTAAACGTAAGTTTGGAATTAAGTTAAAGGATATGGCAGACATGTGTGAGAAAAGAGATTTCACAGATATTGTAATTATCAATGAAGATAAGAAAAAAGTTACTGGTTTAACTTTCATGCATCTGCCAGAGGGTCctacattttattttaaattaagTTCATACGTTGAAGTAACCAAGATAACCGGGCACGGTAGACCAACAAGTCATATACCAGAATTAATATTGAACAATTTCCAAACAAGATTAGGTAAAACTGTCGGCAGATTGTTCCAAAGTATATTCCCAAAAAATCCAGAGTTTGAAGGCAGACAAGTCATCACTCTTCATAATCAAAGagattatatattttttagaaGACATCGTTATGTTTTCagaaatgaagaaaaagttGGTTTACAAGAATTAGGCCCACAATTT
The Tetrapisispora phaffii CBS 4417 chromosome 8, complete genome DNA segment above includes these coding regions:
- the RPF1 gene encoding rRNA-binding ribosome biosynthesis protein RPF1 (similar to Saccharomyces cerevisiae RPF1 (YHR088W); ancestral locus Anc_5.385), with translation MAAEDIRIGNKLKRQELFAEVKDQKNKERHTMRRQRAKEERDNPELKEKRLKENVTNTIESMRVYDETITKDIEGDEDELMKFFNSDNNNPPKILVTTNVNAKKKAYEFANVLIEVLPNVTFVKRKFGIKLKDMADMCEKRDFTDIVIINEDKKKVTGLTFMHLPEGPTFYFKLSSYVEVTKITGHGRPTSHIPELILNNFQTRLGKTVGRLFQSIFPKNPEFEGRQVITLHNQRDYIFFRRHRYVFRNEEKVGLQELGPQFTLKLKRLQRGIKEETEWEHKPEMDKQKKQFYL